Proteins encoded together in one Xiphophorus maculatus strain JP 163 A chromosome 13, X_maculatus-5.0-male, whole genome shotgun sequence window:
- the LOC111610430 gene encoding zinc finger protein OZF-like, with amino-acid sequence MDDHRRLLDFSRRPQIILHRIDSLKCNVYNQERRSTLDQEELEPVQVKQEQEEPEDHQIKEEQEDLKHQQIKVEEKEVYCSQAEEQIELKQETDTCMLVPVDEQTDHTESEPNRNQVIFQEAKNQNQERRKPFSCGICKKRLTFKSVFDAHMRTHTGEKPFSCVTCGKSFSEKGHLTQHMKIHTGEKPVSCVNCGKSFSQKSNLTQHMKIHTGEKPFSCVNCGKSFSRKQDLTQHMIIHTGEKPFSCVNCGKAFSHKQHLTQHMMIHTGEKPFSCVKCRKCFSHKRILTQHMMIHTGEKPFSCVKCGKSFSRKQDLTRHMMIHTGEKPFSCVNCGKSFSQKRHLTLHMMIHTGEKPFSCVNCGKGFSQKQVLTRHMMIHTGEKPFSCVNCGKGFSRKQNLTHHMRIHTGEKQ; translated from the exons atggatgatcatcgcagactgctggatttctcccggaggccccagataatcttacaccgaatag ATTCCCTGAAGTGTAACGTTtataaccaggagaggagatccactctggaccaggaggagttagaacctgtgcaggtgaaacaagaacaggaagagccagaagatcatcagataaaagaagagcaggaggatctaaaacaccagcagataaaagtggaagagaaagaagtttactgcagtcaggctgaagaacagattgaattaaaacaggagactgatacctgcatgttggttcctgttgatgagcaaacagaccacactgaatcagaaccaaacaggaaccaagtcatcttccaggaagctaagaaccaaaatcaggaaagaagaaaacctttctcatgtggcatctgtaaaaagcgtttgactttcaaatctgtttttgatgctcacatgagaactcatacgggtgaaaagccgttttcatgtgtgacctgtggaaaaagttttagtgaaaaaggtcatttaactcagcacatgaagattcacactggtgaaaagcctgtttcatgtgtgaactgtggaaaaagttttagtcaaaaaagtaatttaactcagcacatgaagattcacacaggtgaaaagccgttttcatgtgtgaactgtggaaaaagttttagtcgaaaacaggatttaactcagcacatgattattcacactggtgaaaagccgttttcatgtgtgaattgtggaaaagcttttagtcacaaacagcatttaactcagcacatgatgattcacactggtgaaaagccgttttcatgtgtgaaatgtcgaaaatgttttagtcacaaacggattttaactcagcacatgatgattcacactggtgaaaagccgttttcatgtgtgaaatgtggaaaaagttttagtcgaaaacaggatttaactcggcacatgatgattcacactggtgaaaagccattttcatgtgtgaattgtggaaaaagttttagtcaaaaacggcatttaactctgcacatgatgattcacacaggtgaaaagccattttcatgtgtgaattgtggaaaaggttttagtcaaaaacaggttttaactcggcacatgatgattcacacaggtgaaaagccgttttcatgtgtgaactgtggaaaaggttttagtcgaaaacagaatttaactcatcacatgaggattcacacaggtgaaaagcagtAG